Genomic DNA from Telopea speciosissima isolate NSW1024214 ecotype Mountain lineage chromosome 2, Tspe_v1, whole genome shotgun sequence:
GTTCGTCCTTTTCGTTCCTCTCCATGGATTTGCAAACGAGATATGCAGGCCCGGATGAACTGCCGTTTGTTTTCACTGTTCTCAAGAAGAAGACTGTCCAGAAGATCTTTTAGAAGTCGATTGCAATCACTAATTAACTTTGTCTTCTGAACTATCAGACCCCTAATAACCAGTAGAGCCTCGAGAACTTCAGACAGCAACTCATCTCGCATGAATCTAGCATCAAAATTAGATAGTGGataaaggagagaagaaaagaattagACAACATTTTCAAATAGTAAAGAAGCAGTTATACCGTGATCGGATGTTGGGAACCTCCAGAAATTTGCCAAGGAGTTCAATCAGCTTATGAAGGATAAACCCTTGGGATATGTCTATATGAAGGCTCCTCTCCTGTGATTCAACATTGCCCACTTCTTGGGTTATTAATTTACATATGGAAGTTAGACATCCCCTAGCAGTCAAGAACAGTCGCGCATCTTCAGACTCTGTCATCTTGAAGAGTAATTCAAAATACTCTGCTGCACTTTCACCAGCAGAAAGAGTTGCTGGTAGCAATGACATGAGCAAATTTAACAGTCGAAACCGTCTTGATGAACTCTGTCCGCAAAGCACACTAATAAGGGTGCACATCTCTGACCTTATGGATTGTGAACACGCACTCAGTACCAACTCTGAGACCCATGAACCTAGTTCAAATGTAGACAGGTCACTCTTAGCTGTCCACCTACAAGTATGGCGTTTCCATCTAAGTGCATACTTGAGAGCTAGGTAATCAGCCCTTTGGGGTCGAGACCTCTGGCCTGCTCCTTTGACTGCCTGAGATACTTTATACTGCCTCCTTACGAAGTCAAGATACGAAGCCCCCTTCTCCCACTCAGAATAGCTCAACAGTTGTATATCCTGAGACTTCTGGGATCCATCCCAAAGTTTCTCTGATGAATCTGTCACAGGCTTACTCCCACTGACCAGGCCAGTTAAAGATGGAGACAGATTTACATTATTACCATCCTTCACCTGAGGAATGGACGCAGACTTTCCCATTCCCTGCTCTTTGTCTTCTGTGTCAGGTTTTGGGGGAGTACATGACTGAGATATTATCCTTAGACAGGGGAGAATAACATGCTCAGATATAGCAGGATGTTTAGCACCCATCTTAATGGAGGAAAATAATAATTGGAAAGCAACACGTAACCTCGATTCCCAGAATTCATCAGCCACCGAACAAGTTTCTGCAAGCAATAATAATTCTTCACGGGTGGCCAGGGCAATGTCCATGGAGCGATGATGTTCAAGGCAGTACATGACTTTCTTCTGTATTAAGCCGTTCAACTCAGACACCGCATTCGTGTCACCCTCAGAGAAAGCACAAAGTACTGCCCTAGCCTGAACACGAGCTGTTTTAGGGCCCTGATGAATATTATTTTCAAACAATTCAGATAGGATTCCAGCTGCAACAAGCTGTTTCTTACAATTTGGATACTTTGCTAAGACCTGTAAGAGCTCCAGACATTGCGTGACAAAAGTAGTGGCACAGCCATAGCAATTATTTGGCGACCTTGGAACAGAAAATCTTGATGCAGCCACTGAATCATCCGAACGCTTCTGATGCAAATAACTCATTAAGACCCGACGAAGCCCTTGAAGTGTCTGGACACTTTTGCTGACAGAGTCAAAGGCTGCCTTGCACTTCTCACCATATAGTACACCAAGAAGAGCAATCTTACGGTTTATTTTACAGGAAGGTCCAGGCAAAGAGACCATCATTTGCTGGACAGAGTCTTTTTGCTGCGAGTCAATTTCATTTTCACCAATGCTAGATACAAGCTTAAGCAAGGGTTTCTTGAAACCCAAAAGTTGCTGATACCTCCTGTGAGCATTTTCAGATTCAGATTCTATGGCAGCCAATCCTTTCTTCATATCTTCATCATTCTCCATGTTATCAAATGAGAAACTTGGCTTTGCCatgaaattaaattcaaaacGACCATATTTGCTATATCCACATTCATTGCAGAGAAAAGAATCCAGATTCTCATAATTTATATTACGGCATTGTCTGCATTGATATGCATTCTCATGGCAATTGCCACAAATTCCATGCTTATCAGTGACAGAGCGGCTGCAACGGGGGCACTGCAAGGACTCGAGGGATGAAGCCTGAAGATTCTCATAGAAGGAGTCAAGCTCAATCATGAAGTTACAAGCAGTGATGGGAATAGGAAACTCCACTTTTAGCTCCGTTTGATTGAAAGCAAGGTGACAACTCTTTGCACGCTTCCACAAGGACCAATTGTTTTTCAACTCTGATAAGTCAGCCACTGGCCTATTATTGTAGTACAGGTTCAATACTTTCACTGATTTTGACTTTCGAGCATCATGTACAGTCATAGTCACACTCTGGATGGTATAGCTCCCAGTACACTTAACAATTATACGGTTGTCAGTGAACTTTGTTTCAGATTTCAGACTTTCTAGCTTCATCCTACTGTATGGCACTTCAGGACAGCTACAAGCTACACAAGGCTCACTTTCCAGATAGTATCCATCAAATTCAACAAGACCACTTAAGGTGTTATATATGCGCGAATTCGGATGATTAGCCAAAAGCTCATTCTGCGCATGAAGTGTTTCAAAGATGCACCTTACTATATCAGGTGCCAGGCATCGGTTGAAAATTTCTGTATCCTGTTGCTTTGAAGTGCCATCAGGTACCTTCCCGAGCAGCCAGGTGACAAGTTCAGTGTACTCAACAATATTCTGACCATACATGGGCAGGGATTTAATTTTTTGCAGAAGAGCAGTTAACATGATCTCCTTGAATGACTGTTTTCCATGATGCCAGATACCATAAAGAACACACTTGGCTTCAACACGGACAGAGGTTGAGTTCCATTCCAGTAAAAAGCAATCGATGAATTGCCTCAAGACACTGCCATCCTTGTCATTGAAGATTTGCACAGCCTGCTCCATATCCAGATAAGACTTGTCCAAACCAGACTCAGATCCATcatcacttttcttcttcttctttgaatctacTGGTGGTGTACCTAATTTATTAGTACTTGTTCCTGCATCTCCTTCAGTTTTTTGCATGAAGGTGCCCATGTCTTTCCCTGTGTAGAAGGCCAAATTGAAAAGCTTAAGAGTCTGGATGACAGACTCTTCAccaaaatagaatattccatTCATGAGAAAGATCAGAACATCCCCATGCCTTGAACAGTACTTTTGCCAATTCCGAGGCCTAGCAGCAGCTACTTCTGAAATAGAAGACAGGCATTTCACTAACTTCACACTTCTCTCATATGGGACAGGATTTTGAAATCCACCAGATTTATTAATGAGTTTGTAGAGCTTCTTAACTTCATTAGAGAACTGCCAAGAGTCTCGGACATTGTAATAATGAGTCTTGCTCCCACAAAGATGTAGAAAAAGCCTTCTTGCATACCTCCGTACAAATGTTGTGTGTGAGTTGTTGATGTAACTGCAGAGAACATCCTGATACCCATCGAGCTTCAAGTCCTTGCCAGAAGATGCTTTGGAAGCTTTATCCTTTTCCCCAGCTTTGTCTTGCTTTTCTGGCCGAACTAGGCTGTACAGTAGCCGGAAGGTGTTTTCCAGCAATAGCCTGTGGTAGTCCATGAAAATATCTGTACGGTGAGCTTTTGCATATGAATcagaaaaaaatggagaaaagtttCCAGCTGGTAGCTCTCTCCGAACTGTTAATAGAGCTCCGCATCCTGAACCAGGATTTAAGCCTTGGCCAGTTTCCAAATTCACATTTGGGGATTTGAATACATGCACCAGCTGCTGCAAAACATCCATCAAGTAATTAACAAAAGCCTGCTGCCTAAGAGCGCTGCAGGCCCGAAGCAGCTGGGAAGCAAACTCATTTTTCTCTTGATCGTCTATGGAAGATGGAGCACCAACTGAAGTGGAAGATGGAATCTGCACCATGCTTTTATCTTGCGTATCTGCATTGCCACTTGCTTTTGGTAGAGAACTGTCACTGCCAGGCTGATTCCAGTTCCGCAACATCAGGGTGAAGAACATGAAAACGAGGATTACAACTTCCCCAAAGGAAGAACGGGTTTTGGTTAAAAGAGGTTTGTTCAGATTAATCTCATCCAAAAACCATTTAATGAACTTCTCCAAATCCAAGTTTTCAGGGTTTGAGCTATCCATGAAAGGTCCACCCACTGCAGAAGATAGGCCGTAGAACAGCTGCATAATAGGAATGGACCGAATTCCCGAGGTCGTCTCCATCCATCCTCTTAGCTGTTTGATGAGCTCATGAAGAAGCAAAGAATTGACAGCTCGTTTCGAAGCAGAAATCGAAACTATTCTTTGATCAATTGCAGAACCAGGGAACTCTCCAGTTTCATTGGATTCCAACAAATGGATTGATGGAGAATTCTGCACATTAATGTCAGCAGTGACTGGCAACAAGTTCGTATCACTTAGATCATCCATGGAGAAATGAATTTCATTTCCATCTCCACCTAATGAATCCACTTCAATGGGAATTGCAGACATCGGGTGATCCCTAGAATGTGGTGGAGGAAGCCTATCTGCATCCAGTACTTCATAACAAGCCTCACACAGATCAAAATCTGGGCACACTGTACAATGCCAACGGCGTCGAAGTATTGGAACAGTAGAGCAACCATCACAGCAGTATTGAACAGACGAAGTAGTAGAATCTTCTTCAATCATGACCTGGGTATGTCCACCTGTAGCATTGCTGACCTCAGAATTCACAGGAGCAGATACAGAGTTCTCTGCCACATCATCTGATGCTAACATAGTCTGCTTCGGAAATGGAACTTGCAACAATCTTGACGATATCGCCAAGCTGCAACACAAAAGGAATGAATCATTACTTACGGAATAAAAATTCAACTCTAAAAATGTACTGAAGAATATCATGCAGAACATGACAACCTGCTGGATGTCTGAACAGCCTCATAAGGTGAAAAGAGTAGTTTCTTGAGTAACACAACAGCTGGTGCAACAGAGCGTCCAGCTGCATCATTTCCATGTAAAGCCAGGCATTCAGCATAATTATAAATGAGCTCCACAGTGGGAATAACAATGTTGTTTATAGTTTGTGTGTCCGGTTGCTCTATATCCAAAATTCCCCAAAGAACCTGCATTAATCCATCCACTACTCCAGAACCTACATCAGATTGGAGAAAAATGTGTTATGTATATAacggaaaaagaaaataataacgGGAGGGGAGATGGACAGTTCACCAACACAAATCATCAGACTTGTATGCATATAGTGTTAGGAAGataaggggaagaagaaaaaaaaaactttcaaaacgGAATTTAGTCAATTTTCACCCGATCTTCCTACTTATGTGAATTGAGATTATTAGGCTTTATGCAGaatcaaaagaaataacaaGAAAACTTGCTTCATTTGAAGTTAGAAAATCCAGCAACAGCCAACTTAAATATAAGAATGAGGAGAGCAAGGCAATTAGTTTTTACAGTAACACTGTTCAAGTGACAAACTAAGGTGCAAGTGTTAAAGAAATATATGAACTAAGGttcaaagaaaatttcattAGAATGTAGCTAGAAAACATGATTCTCATGGAACCACAATAATTCAGAAACATATCAAAGGGGCAGTCAACAAGATGGAATAGAATATGAAAAGTACCATTAGTCTCCAGAAATGTGGCCAAGTTTGAGCGACGGTGTAATGCAATCTTTGAGACTGCACGCACCTGGGCAGTATACTCTTCAATTACCCAACCCGCCGTGGCACCACCAACTCCCAGCCTCGAAGCAAGGACAAGGGAGGATTTAAACACACCAGAAAGGCGCAAGGTATCCTTAACCTAAGCGAGAAAATGATAACCAGTGATTCAAGtgtaaaatagttaaaaaatatcCAACTATTCAAACAATTAAAAGTCATAAGATGATTACATGATAGTACATGTCTCTTTTTGGGAACACAGCCTGAAGAACACAGCAAGCAGCAGCCTGCAATAACAGCTCCCTGTCACTTTCAAATATTGTCTCCAGTAACTGGTTGCATTTAAGTTTGCTTATCTCCTGTTTTACTTCGTCAATTCCCAAACATCCCTTAGATCTGCACAATGAATAAAACCTAGATAACAATTTCAGTCCATCTGCAACAACCTGCTCCTGAATTGAAGCAGAATGCAAAGACTGACGCTTCTTCCCAAGTTCTACTACACCAGAACCGGAACCTAGCACATGTGCTTCCATATCCAACACAGCATCCATTTTCTCTTTCCAACCAAATTCATCCTTAGATCGGCCATATACTTCCAAGGAATCAATTCTGGGTAGAGCAGAACCATTGAAGGTTGGGCCGACAGAGATTGTAAATTCTTCATCAGCGAGGAGTGATTCAGCAACAGTAAATGGAATATCATACCATGAACGCATGCCTTCATCCAGTTTGATGACCCTTTGGAAAATGGTAATATCAGAAGGAATATGATTTGCTGACGTATTGCCCACATGAATGCGGAAACCCACCATGACTATATCAGGATTTGGATTGGACACAGTTATCTGAGACAAATAGACACAAGAAGTTCAAATTATGGAATCCAGTTAAATACAATTAGATTGCAAAGGTGATATACAATCATGACAAATTCATGGTAATATCTTTTATGGGCAGAGAGCAAATGCCAATGTCACACTCAAACAATGCTTGTATCCATACAATAAGATAAGACAGAATCCAGTTCAGTATATTTAGGTAGCGCAACTGGTAAACAACAATGAGAATTTCATGGACTCAATGACCAAATGGCAATGTCACACAAAAATAATGTTCATATCCATATGATCAGATAAGGTAACGACAACTTATGATGTGTAAGAAGAATCTATAAATAAAACTATATTATAGACCATAAAAATTCAAAGCATATCCACCACCAATTTTGGCAGCCACACAGGTAAGGCAAAATGAGATAGCCCATGAGTATAAAATATGAAAGGCATTGAGCATAACTAACGGGTGTCAAAGCAAGCACGAACTAGTAACATTGGTATCAAGAATGCATTGCAAATGAAAAGCAGCAATGACATCTTTTACCAGATAAAAATGAAGAGTAATGGCATCTTATCCCTACTACGCATAGGAATGAGGCAGATTCAAATGCAGACAATAGTTTTAGAAAGTGAACATAGTGTTTCTTATTTGTCTGCATAACCAGTTAGGAATAAAGTAAAACAAGAAATATATCATATAAACCATATGGTAATGATACAAGAAAGGAACTGCCCAAAGTAGAGAGAACATTTTGACAATTACAAAAAGGATCAATATCTAACATTGAGCCCACAAACATCACATAATCAGATAAAGAGAAACGAAAGCGTTCTctaagggggagggggaaggcgTGTATGATATAGAAAACCCAACTACTGTGTACTGTATGTCTGTATGCATGATTCATGAAAAAGGGCAGTAAGAATTGGtggtttttttgtgtgtgtggggAGGGGAGGGCAGGGGAGATGGTTTCACAGAGAATGATACCTTAAAGCCTGCAGGGCTGGGGCTCTCTAGAAAACCATCGTCTGAGGCCAAGCTTTGCTTAGTTCCTTCAGAATCACTGTTTCTGATGGCATCACCACTGAGTTTCACATCTGCTGTGATGCAAACCGTTTTCTCAAAAAAATCAAGAGGAAACTCAGGATTTACACTAGCACAAGCTTTACTGCTAAGAATTCCAGATCCCAATTTTTTTGCTTGATCTGAAGTCACAGTTGCTCCACTATCTGCACCTGCTGGAACATGTGAGTAGATATGAAGGCTTCCATCATCATGCAGAAGAATGCAGtgagttttatttttggataaagGCTTGTAAGCCGTTATCCCAACCAAAGGCAATGTGGCACCTACTGTCTGCCTCATGTTCTGTGCAAGTAGCTCTTGAGAACCCATTGAAATGCAGAGTGCAGCATTAGATTTCACACTTGAGAAGCACACAAATAACCCACTACCAGCCAGCAACTCTTTCAAATGGTGTAGTCCTGCTGGTCTCAACTTACCATCTTGTTCACCCTCATACACAGCAGATACCTCAGTCAGAGATGTTGCATTGGCATCCAACCGGCCAATCAAGGTTGTTCCATCTTGATATGATACAAAAAGTAGTCTATATGTTGCAGAAAAATACAAAGAGAGGCCCTTCGACTGCATGTACTTGTCCTCAACCTGGATTACTTCTTTCAATGGTTTAGCCCCAACATCACCTTCAATCTGCAACTCCAGCCTGAATAAGCATCCATGTTCAGACAGAACAAGAAGAAATACTCTTTTTTGAGGAGCAACAACCAGTGTTGCATCCACAATCAAATCATCAGACAACATGAAGTAGTGCAAGGGGCTAATGTTATCCTGGGATAGATCATATATCTTGACAAACATGTTGGTGACTACCATTAGTTGGACCTGAGAACCTGGAACCCAATCAATTCGTCGTATATAGGCACCTTGCAATGCAAGTTCAATGGGTAGACGGTCAGTCACCTCACCACGATGATTCACAGTGAGAATCTGGCATTCCTCGTAGCCTGCAACGGCAAGATAATTCTCTACAACAGGGTTAAACATAAGATGCACAACTTCAAAGCGAAGAACATTCTTAGACAAAGGCTTAATGTTGGTCTTATCTGCAGTCACTGGTGCAGAAGCCTGCCCTATTAGCTGATCAACATCAAATATAGAAACTTTATCACCCTCTCCAGTGGCAAGCCTGCCTCGAATACTGACACTAAGCAAAGACTTAATGAGAGAACCACTGGCTAGATGCGATTTGAGTTCCCTTGCATTTGAATAATCTGCCTTTATCTTCATGTCCAGTGACCCACTTTTGTATGCCTTTTTCAATAGTAGAAGATTAACACTATAAGAAAGCATCTTATCATCACCCAGAAGTACTTTCTTATCTTTCGAGAGGTTCGAATCTCGTCCACTAATTATTGAGGGCAACAGTGCATTACAAAGTTCAAGCACCCGACCCTCCACATTAAGCTCTTCAAGTAAAGCTGGGAGTCCTTCTTGAACCTCTCCTGGAATAGATAACTTGAAAGAGTTCTCCATGTCTACATATAAATCGTCGTCCAAATCTGAATCACTATCTGGAAGTTGATCTCCATCATCTGAGAAGGGCAAGAAAGACTGAAAATTACCAGACCCACGAGGTGGTGCACTATTGCTTCCACTGTACTTGCGGGGCTTCAAGCATTGGCAACTGCTTCCTCGGACTCCCCCAGCCCCACAATCACAAAAAAAGCGACTTGAACGGGAATAGACAACACGATGCCCACGATGACAAACCTTGGCACAGACAGAGCAACAGCCTTTTGAAACAGTTAGATCACAAGTATAACAAAAATACCAGTGCTGTTCCATGAAATTGCTACCACTAGACGTAAACGTGCAGACTTTAGAGGCCAGTGCCCTTTCACTGTTACTATCCTCCTCATCGTCTTTGTCTATGCTAGCCAGATCCCCATCAGATGTACCATCATCCTCGTCTTCATCTACAGAAGTTGCATCACAATCAAGGGATGCAGACCCCCTTTCCTGATTTGCAGAAAGAATTAAAGTCTCTGAGTTTTTTCTTGGACCTACTGGTCTTGAAACCACAGATCCAACCCCGAGACTATTGCTAGACGAATGCTTTCCAGAGAACTTATCCAATATGTTCTTTGTAGCCCCACAATCACTCAAAACAGAGCCAAGAAAGCCAAAGAGAAACTTCAGCCCTTGAACATGACTTTCATCAGCAGCCAATTTCTCCATCAATATCACTGTCTTATTCAGAAGCTGCTTCATCGAAGACTCCCCATTAG
This window encodes:
- the LOC122649817 gene encoding auxin transport protein BIG isoform X1 produces the protein MAEIAKLVEFLFEDKEPKDFFQRLRSDSIKAGLEKFYLILKQGTEEIGDGRVGLESWNHSQIKAVVSIAKSIITSIRSLSVEHAEPIIVAIVEESLEYCTCYLEKLIFSSDDLSLQNNAVELLELALVDGMNREFDTSEPCSAMSLVESLPVVVKSGGVELDYHTRCSLQGFNCSSEEKPMDRVLMTLASEFLQSDGQAPRFTEIAFHQDLNNMIFLSQHWAVVHMRCIPRLIVLSKDLLEPPNSYDEQTESVSFRPKLSISLRILKLLGNLTKNVPYIEYDADILQAVASYADALPRLFRPNIDFVNYHSSSENTFESLIMSLLEEFLHFAQVTFYDGIIFQNIRTCIVASMLAILDSSVWRYNKSAATPKPPLIYSPRSVVQFLNLIGEVKKYASLSFDLKEKFDTGRLDWSTGSDVNVPSCCVCSEKVSLLRKYRCEELLQIIFSSSRQWLDDLIHLAFFLHSEGVKLRAKLDRSYSSCTKTGGSSEPDCAVCHEDEALFGDLFSEAGRTVGSTDGHDQPSVAINYFSSYSYLPIQAATELLNFIKAFIFFPEWSSSVYEDACRKLNKSHIVSLLSILNCQACLVEEKASESGAGFPSQRKFGHINEICFELLHGLLIRHALSGSLEEDLVDQILTVQNGVFVYNDHTLTLLAQTLICGVGSQLTTKIYKGYVDFIIAKAKNIESKCPSLKELLGTLPCIFHIEVLFMAFYLTPEAEKAPLVNFVFSSLRAIDAPKAEFNSMQLSCWALLVSRLVLVLRYILSYPSTCPSWLLRDLKSKLRVASYTGPALSAHVNDHLSSWASILVENIMGEVVKEDPAISSLLDQLIDVATFPTAVCRDNLALERLCLSIHDVYDSFSWIMGFWRGKKAETVEDLILERYIFLLCWDTSAMVSGHVLPVREKLQIADTSNTEYFFHLSHLLLSDSGALGKDESFVGVIVSVLKQVDAVSTTDDIVEVGWDFLRDGALLSLVLPLLQAGIWCYSVKNAIPGVECFGMEHTSKDAEFFTLAESLVGTVFQDNQISWLFKVLSSLLKRYSAALQEAFLSTFDRSRSQVHRFSPLLLLKNTGFDKCSQDELLEKDGLNRCQLESVYNLLSKLDGVITKRGPGNMLKIFLGCLLHGFPSNPQAPSGILLSCILVIKEIVCILDGLVRIKDSGVNISLEAELVQQLHDSVMTVKSDKIFHCLHGKCEAILRSLSVCPEWLDYSYLFLLKHMEGLVRDINSREIDGDTHEWIITKTVDTMEGLKKDPSRAVVFKFYLGADGDVSEQAKELYGGQRGNLLVLIDALDNYHSEAANVRVLNFFVDLLSGDLCPGLKQEVQKKFLRMDLPSLSNWLEKRLLGCTSEPSAGITTSLKESTMSFITCLMSWSLDMQSREELQNHFIEAMLMSLDIAFMSYDIHTAKSYFYFIVQLSNGESSMKQLLNKTVILMEKLAADESHVQGLKFLFGFLGSVLSDCGATKNILDKFSGKHSSSNSLGVGSVVSRPVGPRKNSETLILSANQERGSASLDCDATSVDEDEDDGTSDGDLASIDKDDEEDSNSERALASKVCTFTSSGSNFMEQHWYFCYTCDLTVSKGCCSVCAKVCHRGHRVVYSRSSRFFCDCGAGGVRGSSCQCLKPRKYSGSNSAPPRGSGNFQSFLPFSDDGDQLPDSDSDLDDDLYVDMENSFKLSIPGEVQEGLPALLEELNVEGRVLELCNALLPSIISGRDSNLSKDKKVLLGDDKMLSYSVNLLLLKKAYKSGSLDMKIKADYSNARELKSHLASGSLIKSLLSVSIRGRLATGEGDKVSIFDVDQLIGQASAPVTADKTNIKPLSKNVLRFEVVHLMFNPVVENYLAVAGYEECQILTVNHRGEVTDRLPIELALQGAYIRRIDWVPGSQVQLMVVTNMFVKIYDLSQDNISPLHYFMLSDDLIVDATLVVAPQKRVFLLVLSEHGCLFRLELQIEGDVGAKPLKEVIQVEDKYMQSKGLSLYFSATYRLLFVSYQDGTTLIGRLDANATSLTEVSAVYEGEQDGKLRPAGLHHLKELLAGSGLFVCFSSVKSNAALCISMGSQELLAQNMRQTVGATLPLVGITAYKPLSKNKTHCILLHDDGSLHIYSHVPAGADSGATVTSDQAKKLGSGILSSKACASVNPEFPLDFFEKTVCITADVKLSGDAIRNSDSEGTKQSLASDDGFLESPSPAGFKITVSNPNPDIVMVGFRIHVGNTSANHIPSDITIFQRVIKLDEGMRSWYDIPFTVAESLLADEEFTISVGPTFNGSALPRIDSLEVYGRSKDEFGWKEKMDAVLDMEAHVLGSGSGVVELGKKRQSLHSASIQEQVVADGLKLLSRFYSLCRSKGCLGIDEVKQEISKLKCNQLLETIFESDRELLLQAAACCVLQAVFPKRDMYYHVKDTLRLSGVFKSSLVLASRLGVGGATAGWVIEEYTAQVRAVSKIALHRRSNLATFLETNGSGVVDGLMQVLWGILDIEQPDTQTINNIVIPTVELIYNYAECLALHGNDAAGRSVAPAVVLLKKLLFSPYEAVQTSSSLAISSRLLQVPFPKQTMLASDDVAENSVSAPVNSEVSNATGGHTQVMIEEDSTTSSVQYCCDGCSTVPILRRRWHCTVCPDFDLCEACYEVLDADRLPPPHSRDHPMSAIPIEVDSLGGDGNEIHFSMDDLSDTNLLPVTADINVQNSPSIHLLESNETGEFPGSAIDQRIVSISASKRAVNSLLLHELIKQLRGWMETTSGIRSIPIMQLFYGLSSAVGGPFMDSSNPENLDLEKFIKWFLDEINLNKPLLTKTRSSFGEVVILVFMFFTLMLRNWNQPGSDSSLPKASGNADTQDKSMVQIPSSTSVGAPSSIDDQEKNEFASQLLRACSALRQQAFVNYLMDVLQQLVHVFKSPNVNLETGQGLNPGSGCGALLTVRRELPAGNFSPFFSDSYAKAHRTDIFMDYHRLLLENTFRLLYSLVRPEKQDKAGEKDKASKASSGKDLKLDGYQDVLCSYINNSHTTFVRRYARRLFLHLCGSKTHYYNVRDSWQFSNEVKKLYKLINKSGGFQNPVPYERSVKLVKCLSSISEVAAARPRNWQKYCSRHGDVLIFLMNGIFYFGEESVIQTLKLFNLAFYTGKDMGTFMQKTEGDAGTSTNKLGTPPVDSKKKKKSDDGSESGLDKSYLDMEQAVQIFNDKDGSVLRQFIDCFLLEWNSTSVRVEAKCVLYGIWHHGKQSFKEIMLTALLQKIKSLPMYGQNIVEYTELVTWLLGKVPDGTSKQQDTEIFNRCLAPDIVRCIFETLHAQNELLANHPNSRIYNTLSGLVEFDGYYLESEPCVACSCPEVPYSRMKLESLKSETKFTDNRIIVKCTGSYTIQSVTMTVHDARKSKSVKVLNLYYNNRPVADLSELKNNWSLWKRAKSCHLAFNQTELKVEFPIPITACNFMIELDSFYENLQASSLESLQCPRCSRSVTDKHGICGNCHENAYQCRQCRNINYENLDSFLCNECGYSKYGRFEFNFMAKPSFSFDNMENDEDMKKGLAAIESESENAHRRYQQLLGFKKPLLKLVSSIGENEIDSQQKDSVQQMMVSLPGPSCKINRKIALLGVLYGEKCKAAFDSVSKSVQTLQGLRRVLMSYLHQKRSDDSVAASRFSVPRSPNNCYGCATTFVTQCLELLQVLAKYPNCKKQLVAAGILSELFENNIHQGPKTARVQARAVLCAFSEGDTNAVSELNGLIQKKVMYCLEHHRSMDIALATREELLLLAETCSVADEFWESRLRVAFQLLFSSIKMGAKHPAISEHVILPCLRIISQSCTPPKPDTEDKEQGMGKSASIPQVKDGNNVNLSPSLTGLVSGSKPVTDSSEKLWDGSQKSQDIQLLSYSEWEKGASYLDFVRRQYKVSQAVKGAGQRSRPQRADYLALKYALRWKRHTCRWTAKSDLSTFELGSWVSELVLSACSQSIRSEMCTLISVLCGQSSSRRFRLLNLLMSLLPATLSAGESAAEYFELLFKMTESEDARLFLTARGCLTSICKLITQEVGNVESQERSLHIDISQGFILHKLIELLGKFLEVPNIRSRFMRDELLSEVLEALLVIRGLIVQKTKLISDCNRLLKDLLDSLLLENSENKRQFIRACISRLQIHGEERKGRTLSLVQFILEQLCNMICPSKPAPVYLLVLNKAHTQEEFIRGSMTKNPYSSAEIGPLMRDVKNKICHQLDLLGLLEDDYGMELLVAGNIISLDLSIGQVYEQVWKKSHSQSSSTMSNAALLSSSAFASARDFPPMAVTYRLQGLDGEATEPMIKELEEDREESQDPEVEFAIAGAVREYGGLEIILSMIERLRDDDLKSNQEELVSVLNLLMYCCKIRENRRALLCLGALGLLLETARRAFSVDAMEPAEGILLIVESLTMEANESDISITQSVLTVTSDESGTGEQAKKIVLMFLERLCHPSGLKKSNKQQRNTEMVARILPYLTYGEPAAMEALIQHFNPYLQDWSEFDQLQKQHQDNPKDEGIAQQAAKQRFALENFVRVSESLKTSSCGDRLKDIILEKGITGVAVRHLKETFAVTGQAGFKSSAEWALGLKLPSVPLILSMLRGLSRGHLATQRCIDEGGILPLLHALEGVSGESEIGARAENLLDTLADKEDKGDGFLGEKVRSLRHATRDEMRRRALRKREELLQGLGMRQELASDGGERIIVARPVIEGLEDVEEEEDGLACMVCREGYSLRPNDILGVYSYSKRVNLGVGTSGSTRGECVYTTVSHFNIIHFQCHQEAKRADAALKNPKKEWEGATLRNNETLCNCIFPLRGPSVPMAQYVRCVDQYWDNLNALGRTDGSRLRLLTYDIVLMLARFATGASFSTDCKGGGRESNSRFLPFMIQMAHHLLEQGSSTNRKTMAKTVSTYLASSSTDSKPSTSPGMRPSVGTEETIQFMMVNSLLAESYESWLRHRRAFLQRGIYHAYMQHTHGRSTLRLSSDPTSVVKPEAGSSNESISTGTGGDNDLFQIIQSMLVYTGLIEQLQRFFKLNKSGNVAPGRAEGTSTEMEGDDGNGALEGWEVVMKERLVNVKEMVGFSKELLSWLEDINTASDMQEAFDIMGVLPDVLTGGVSRCEDFVHAAVNAGKS